Within Alcaligenes sp. SDU_A2, the genomic segment AGTGTTTCGCGGCGCGCTACAGGCTATCCCCGAAGGCCAGATCGAGGCGGCCAAAGCCATCGGCATGCCGGCCTGGATGCGCTTGAAACGCATCATCCTGCCGCAAATGTTCTGGTATGCGCTGCCCGGGGCCAACAATGTCTGGCAGACCGCCCTAAAAGATACGGCGTTGATTTCCCTGGTCGGACTGGTGGAGATCATGCGTGCCGCCACGCTGGGCGCGGCCAATACCCGCGAGCCCCTGGCCATGTACCTGATTGCCGGCGTGCTGTATTTCCTGATCGGAGCCCTCAGCCAGGCCCTGTTCGTGCTGGCCGAACGCTATACCGGCAAAGGCATGAGGGCCAGGGCATGATAGATCTGGACCTGTTTTCCACCACGCTGCAGACCCTATTCAAGGGCTTCTGGCTAAGCGTCTATATCGGCCTGTGGGGCATTGTGCTGTCGCTGGCCGTCGGTCTGTCGCTGGCGTTGATGCGTCAGTCCGGCAACCGCGCCCTGCAAGGCTTTGCCTTTGGCTACAGCACACTGTTTCGCGGCACGCCCTTACTGGTGCAGCTTTTTCTGCTGTACTACGGCGTGGGCACCCTGCCCTTTGTACGCCAATCGCCCGCCCTGTGGTGGCTGTTCAGCGATGGCATGCGCTGCGCGATTCTGGCCATAGGCCTGAACAGCGGCGCTTACGTCAGCGAAGTGTTCCGGGGCGGCTTCCAGGCGGTTCCCACGGGCCAGATCGAAGCGGCCAAGGCCATCGGCATGTCGGCCTGGATGCGTTTTCGGCGTGTGGTCTTTCCGCTGGCCATACGCCAGGCCCTGCCTGCCTACAGCAACGAAATCGTACTGGCCATCAAAGGCACCAGTCTGGCCTCCACCATCGCCGTCATGGATCTGACCGGCCACGCCAAGCGATTGATGAACCAGAACTACGCCATTATCGAGACCTTCGTGATCGCTGGCCTGCTGTATCTGCTGATCAATTTCACCCTGCTGTCCTGCGTTCATCTGGTCGAGCGCTGGCTGCATATCCGACGCTGAGCACCATGCCTGTCCCATCCAGCACGCCGCGACCCCGTTTGGCCCTGGTGGGCACAGGCGGCACCATTGCCGCCACCACGCACTCCAGCACCGGCCTGACCGACTACGACATTACCGAAGGCGTGCATGCCCTGCTGCACGCCGTGCCCGAGCTACTGGAGCTGGCCGAACTGGAATGCCATCAGATCTTCAATGTGGACAGCCGCGCCATGAGCTCGCTGATGCTGCTGGAGCTGTCGCAAAAACTGAATGATCTGCTGTCCCGCCCGGACATTGACGGCGTGGTGCTGACACACGGCACAGACACACTGGAAGAAAGCGCCTTTTTTCTGCACCTGACCCTGAAAACTCACAAACCTGTGGTGCTGACCGCCGCCATGCGTCCCGCGTCGGCCTTGAGCGCGGACGGCCCCCTGAATCTGCACAATGCCGTGCGCGTGGCCTGTAGCCCCCAAGCCCAAGGAGCGGGGGTACTGGTGCTGCTGAACGACCAGATCCACAGCGCGCGTTTTCTGAGCAAGCAGCATACTACCCAGGTCAATGCCTTCGGTTCCCCCGACGCCGGGCCGCTGGGGCTGGTCGCTGCCGGACAGGTGCGTTTCGCCATGCGCTGCCTGCTGCCCCACACCCTGGACAGCGTCTTTGACGTGCGCAGCCTGGCGGCTCTGCCCAAGGTGCAGGTCTTCTACGACCACCCCGACACCCTGGCCGAACTGTACCGCAGCGCCGCCCAAAACGGCGTGCGCGGCATTGTCGTGGCGGCAACCGGCAACGGCAGCCTGACGCCCGGCGCGCTGGAAGGCGTCAGCCGTGCCCACCGCCTGGGCGTGACCTGTGTGCGCGCCTCGCGCATTCATGCCGGGCCCGTCAGCGACAGCGCCTACGACCAGGATCACCACACCATCGCCGCCCACTGGCTGCCCGCTCAAAAAGCCCGCATCCTGCTGATGCTGGGCCTGGCGGCACAGCTGGACGAGGCCGGACTGCGGGACATTTTCCAGGACTACTGAGCCAAGGGTACGTATCGATCTGTGCGATGGACTTCTGGATAGGTCAATCACAGCGCGGACCAAAATCCGATCAATGCCTGCAATATCAGTCCTTACAGCCATTAAGGACTGATATTGCAAGCATTCGCTGTTTAATAGCCCATCCAGAAAGAGCGGGCCATAGACCAGGGAAACCGTACTTTGAACAATTCAACGCATCAGCCAAAGACATAAGACATCTGGAAGGCGCATTCCGGCGCTTGGATCGCTTAGCCTCCCCTCCCCTGGAAAAAGAGTTAAGGACATTTGCCAGCTAAGAAATCCATTCTCCTTCCAGAGCAGTCATCACCGGCCTCTGATCCGCATCGGCGCTCACACCCTACTACTACAAGGCCCCTCAGCCAGGCAACGCAGGCTGCTAAAGCGCACCGTCTGTCCCGTGACGGGATCGACAAAGCTGATATGGCGCGCCAGCAATTGCAAGGGCTGATCAAAATCGTCGTCCTCGCGCGGCGGCAGCAGGTCGGGATAGAACACATCGTTCAAAATAGGTGCGCCCAGGCTGCTCATATGCAGGCGCAACTGATGTTTGCGCCCGCTGTGGGGCCGTAAGCGGTACACGGCCAGACGACGGCCTTGCCCATCTGCCCAGTCGTGCTGGCGCAGGACGTCGGTACGGCTATTGGGCTCCCCGGCGACCTCGCGCATCACGAACAGACCGGGCACATCTTCCATGCGACTGACATACGTATGGCCGTGCGACGGCAAGTCCAGAAAGGGCGCGACAGCTTCATACTCTTTGTCGACACACCCATGCTGGAACAAAGACTGATACGCACCACGCAGGGCAGGATCGCGACAGAACAACAGCACACCGGCCGTTTCACGATCCAGGCGGTGCAAAGGCGTAATGCCATCCTCGCCGAAATGACGGCGCACCCGCGTCAAGGCGGTTTCCTGCAAGTAGCGCCCTCCGGGCGTCGTTGCCAGAAAGTGTGGTTTGTCCACGGCAATCAAGCGCTCATCGGCGTGCAGAACCGGCATCTCGAAGGGTACGGGCGACTCGTGCGGCACCATACGAAAATACCAGAGCCAACGATCGGGCTGATAATGCGAGCCAGCTTGCTGCGCCCGGCCTTCGTCATCCAGAATATCGCCACGCGCCAAGCGGTCGCGCATCACATCGGGACTGACATACGGAAAGCGTTCCAAAAGGAACTCGTCAAGCGTGCGCCAAGGGCCGCGAGGACACCAGACCCGGCTGGGCGTGACGCCGTCGCGGGCTGGAACAGGAGGCCGGGCTTTATTCGGTTTCATGATCGGACTGGGCAATAAAACGGCCCGCCGCACAGGCGGGCCGGATGATCCATGCCACTCAGTGTACTACCGGGACCGCCTCAAAGACCGATCCCGTACCGACTCAAGCCGGCGCAACAGCACGCCGCATACGTATGCCCTGACGCACCCATAGCCAGATCAGAATCAGGAACGCCGGCAGAAACACCCAGAACTCGGACGGACGATCCGGATGCGGCACCTTGACGTGCTGGATATCCCAACCCTGCTCCCACCCGGCGCGACGCGCCGAACTACCAAACGATACCGAGGAAATCTGGGCCATGTCGCCAAACGCCATGACCGTCAGCCCGGCCATGGACAAACGCTTGGTCGCCGCGGCGGCACCCGTGGACGTATCGCCTTCGGGCAGCCCTGGCAAGGCCACGGCCACCGTCTTTTGCAACTCATCCCCTTCCAGGTTCATGCCGGTCAGTTGCACGACCAGATTGGCCCCGTCGGGCAATGCCTGGACCACCTGCATCAGTTCGGCCGGCGGCCTATCCTGATACTTTTCGGTCACGCGGTCCATGAACCAGTCGGGCCGAAACAGCATGAAAGTAGCCACCAGCAACAGCGCCACTTCCAGCCAAGTGGCCCGCGTGCGGAACCAGCCCATGGTGGCGGCGGCAAACGCCAGAGAGGCCACCGTTGAACCTACGATCACCAAAATCAGCTCCCAGGTGCTGTGTATGCCGATCAGCAGCAGCATGGGGTTGAAAATGAACATAAAGGGCAGCACGGCAGTGCGCATGGCGTAAGTCACGCCCTGCACGCCGGTCTTGATCGGGTCCTCTCCCGAGATCGCCGCCGCCGCAAACGTCGCCAAGCCCACAGGAGGGGTAATGTCGGCCATGATGCCGTAATAAAACACGAACATATGCACGGCGATCAGCGGAATCACCATGCCGCTTTGCGCGCCCAGCTCGACCACCACGGGCGCCATCAACGTAGCCATCAGGATGTAGTTGGCGGTGGTGGGCATGCCCAGCCCCAGCACCAGGCAGACGGCGGCCGTAAAGAACAGCATGGCCAGCACGCTGCCCATGGACACCAGTTCCACAAAGGCTGTCATGCGCAGGCCCAGGCCCGTCAGGGTAATGGCACCCACAATCAAGCCTGCCGTGCCGCAGGCAATGCCGATACCGACCATATTGCGCGCGCCTTCCTGCAAGCCGGCTACCGCTTCGCGCAGACCCAGGCGCACCGGCTCGACCACGGCCTGCTTGCGAAACCAGGCAATCAGCGGCCGCTGCGTCACCATCTGGAACAACATGGCCACCACCGCCCAGAAGGCCGACAGACCGGCGGACATGACTTCCACCGTCAGGCACCAGACCAGCACCCCGATAGGGATCAGAAAATACAGACCTGCCCGCACAGTAGGCCAGGGCTCGGGCCGCACCGGCGTATTCACATTGATGTCGGTGGGCAGATCATCGTGGCGCGCCGCCACGCCCAGCAAGAACACATACAAAGCCAACAATAAAAACAACAATATCCAGATGGCAGCGTCCCCGGCCACCGCCTGCACGCCCACGCCTATCCAGTAAACCAGCCCCATTACGATCAAGGTGCCGGCAATACCCATGCCCCAACCCGCCAGCTTACGAGCGACGGTCTTGGGCGCGCCTGCTGCCATCATGGGCTGAATACCCAGCTTGAGTGCTTCCAGATGCACGATATAGAACAAAGCGATATAAGAAATCGAAGCCGGCAACAACGCATGGCGGATGATATCGGTATAGGGAATGCCCACATACTCGATCATCAAAAACGCCGCCGCCCCCATGACCGGCGGCATGATCTGCCCGTTCACGGACGAAGCCGTCTCGATGGCACCGGCGCGGATACCACCGTAGCCGGCTTTTTTCATCAAGGGAATCGTAAAAATGCCGCCTGTCACCACATTGGCCACCGAGGACGCCGACACAATACCATTGACGGCCGAGGACACCACGGCCACCTTGGCCGGGCCGCCGCGCAAATGGCCCAGCAAGGCAAACGACACCTGCATCATGTAATTGCCCGCGCCGCAGCGATCCAGCAACGAGCCCAGCAACACGAAGATAAAGATGTAGGACACCGACACGCCCAGGGCCACCCCGTACACGCCCTCGGTAGTCAGCCACATGTGCGACACCAGACGTTCCAGCGATGCGCCGCGATGCGACAGCGCATCGGGCAGCCAAGGGCCCAGGAAAATGTACGCAATAAAGACCACGGCCAGTATCGCCATAGGCGCGCCTAGCGCGCGACGCGTGGCCTCCAGCAGTAGCACCAGCCCCACGCTGGCCACCGCCACATCCATCGTCGTGGGTATGCCCGGCCGCGTCGCCAACTCTTTGTAAAAGAAAAACAGGTAAGAACCACAAAAGGCTGCAATCAGCGCCAACAGCCAATCGTGCAACGGCACGCGGTCGCGGGCCGATTTCAGACTGGCCGGATAGGCCAGATAAGCCAGAAACATAGCAATGCCCAGATGCAGGGCGCGCGCTTCCGTATCATTCAAAATGCCCATGTTCAGGGCAAACGGCAGGGGCGAGGCATACCATAGCTGAAACAGCGACCAGCCCACGGCGGTCAGAAACAGCACCATGCCGGCCACACCGGCCACGGAACGACCTCCTCGGTCTACATCGGCGACCAGCTTTTCCAGCTTGGCCGTTTCGCTCTGCGTCAGGGCGAGGTCGGGCCCTGTGTTTTGATGTTCTTGTTGTGTCATTGCTTGGTCTCCAGGAGAGCCTGGGTCTTGGTCCGGCACAGCCGGACCGGCACCTGCAGGTGCCCGATCAGAAAGACCGTCCGAAAGGACGGCCCTGGTTCAGGCGGGCACGGGCCAGGCCCTGCCCGCCTGCGGTCGGGCGGCAAACAGCCGACCCGAACCTGGCCGCTTACAGCAGCCCTTTTTCCTTGAAGTACTTCTCGGCACCAGGATGCAGCGGAGCCGACAGGCCGTTCTTGACCATGTCTTCTTTCTTCAGGTTCGCAAAAGCAGGGTGCAAGCGCTTGAAGTCATCGAAGTTTTCAAACACGGCCTTGACCACGGTGTAGACGGACTCCTCGGGCACATCTTCGGAAGTCACAAAGGTCGCCAGCACGCCGTAGGTCTGCGTATCGTTCGGATTGTTGGGGTACAAACCACCGGGGATAGCCACTTTGGCGTAGTACGGATAGGTTTCCACCAGCTTGTCCACGGCCGGGCCGGTCAGCGGCACCAGCTTGGCACCGCACGACGTGGTGGGGTCCTGGATATTGGCCGAAGGGTGGCCTACGCCATAGATGAAGCCGTCGATCTTGCCGTCGCACAAGGCCGGACCGTGCTCGTCGGGGCGCAGTTCGGAAGCCAGCGAGAAAAAGCTGTTATCCAGGCCCATGGCCTTGAGCAGTTGGTCCATG encodes:
- a CDS encoding ABC transporter permease, producing MIDLDLFSTTLQTLFKGFWLSVYIGLWGIVLSLAVGLSLALMRQSGNRALQGFAFGYSTLFRGTPLLVQLFLLYYGVGTLPFVRQSPALWWLFSDGMRCAILAIGLNSGAYVSEVFRGGFQAVPTGQIEAAKAIGMSAWMRFRRVVFPLAIRQALPAYSNEIVLAIKGTSLASTIAVMDLTGHAKRLMNQNYAIIETFVIAGLLYLLINFTLLSCVHLVERWLHIRR
- a CDS encoding asparaginase produces the protein MPVPSSTPRPRLALVGTGGTIAATTHSSTGLTDYDITEGVHALLHAVPELLELAELECHQIFNVDSRAMSSLMLLELSQKLNDLLSRPDIDGVVLTHGTDTLEESAFFLHLTLKTHKPVVLTAAMRPASALSADGPLNLHNAVRVACSPQAQGAGVLVLLNDQIHSARFLSKQHTTQVNAFGSPDAGPLGLVAAGQVRFAMRCLLPHTLDSVFDVRSLAALPKVQVFYDHPDTLAELYRSAAQNGVRGIVVAATGNGSLTPGALEGVSRAHRLGVTCVRASRIHAGPVSDSAYDQDHHTIAAHWLPAQKARILLMLGLAAQLDEAGLRDIFQDY
- a CDS encoding pseudouridine synthase; the encoded protein is MKPNKARPPVPARDGVTPSRVWCPRGPWRTLDEFLLERFPYVSPDVMRDRLARGDILDDEGRAQQAGSHYQPDRWLWYFRMVPHESPVPFEMPVLHADERLIAVDKPHFLATTPGGRYLQETALTRVRRHFGEDGITPLHRLDRETAGVLLFCRDPALRGAYQSLFQHGCVDKEYEAVAPFLDLPSHGHTYVSRMEDVPGLFVMREVAGEPNSRTDVLRQHDWADGQGRRLAVYRLRPHSGRKHQLRLHMSSLGAPILNDVFYPDLLPPREDDDFDQPLQLLARHISFVDPVTGQTVRFSSLRCLAEGPCSSRV
- a CDS encoding TRAP transporter permease, which gives rise to MTQQEHQNTGPDLALTQSETAKLEKLVADVDRGGRSVAGVAGMVLFLTAVGWSLFQLWYASPLPFALNMGILNDTEARALHLGIAMFLAYLAYPASLKSARDRVPLHDWLLALIAAFCGSYLFFFYKELATRPGIPTTMDVAVASVGLVLLLEATRRALGAPMAILAVVFIAYIFLGPWLPDALSHRGASLERLVSHMWLTTEGVYGVALGVSVSYIFIFVLLGSLLDRCGAGNYMMQVSFALLGHLRGGPAKVAVVSSAVNGIVSASSVANVVTGGIFTIPLMKKAGYGGIRAGAIETASSVNGQIMPPVMGAAAFLMIEYVGIPYTDIIRHALLPASISYIALFYIVHLEALKLGIQPMMAAGAPKTVARKLAGWGMGIAGTLIVMGLVYWIGVGVQAVAGDAAIWILLFLLLALYVFLLGVAARHDDLPTDINVNTPVRPEPWPTVRAGLYFLIPIGVLVWCLTVEVMSAGLSAFWAVVAMLFQMVTQRPLIAWFRKQAVVEPVRLGLREAVAGLQEGARNMVGIGIACGTAGLIVGAITLTGLGLRMTAFVELVSMGSVLAMLFFTAAVCLVLGLGMPTTANYILMATLMAPVVVELGAQSGMVIPLIAVHMFVFYYGIMADITPPVGLATFAAAAISGEDPIKTGVQGVTYAMRTAVLPFMFIFNPMLLLIGIHSTWELILVIVGSTVASLAFAAATMGWFRTRATWLEVALLLVATFMLFRPDWFMDRVTEKYQDRPPAELMQVVQALPDGANLVVQLTGMNLEGDELQKTVAVALPGLPEGDTSTGAAAATKRLSMAGLTVMAFGDMAQISSVSFGSSARRAGWEQGWDIQHVKVPHPDRPSEFWVFLPAFLILIWLWVRQGIRMRRAVAPA
- a CDS encoding TAXI family TRAP transporter solute-binding subunit — translated: MALTAAAALCAMLASPLPASAQQKFVSIGTGGVTGVYYAAGGAICRLVNKDRSDHGIRCSVESTGGSVFNVNTIKAKELDLGVVQSDVGYNAYNGEGQFKDAGAFKKLRSVFSIHPEPFTVLSRKEANIQKFEDFKGKRFNVGNPGSGTRASMDQLLKAMGLDNSFFSLASELRPDEHGPALCDGKIDGFIYGVGHPSANIQDPTTSCGAKLVPLTGPAVDKLVETYPYYAKVAIPGGLYPNNPNDTQTYGVLATFVTSEDVPEESVYTVVKAVFENFDDFKRLHPAFANLKKEDMVKNGLSAPLHPGAEKYFKEKGLL